The genomic DNA TCCTTTCGTCGCTCACGCCCGGCTAGGCGCCGGGCGTTTCGTGTCTCACAGCGCACCTTGGGCTTGCTCTGCGGTGTGTTGCCGCACGCGCGACTCGAGCCACTGATCGATATCGCAACGGCGGTACAGCACGCGCCGCCCGAGCTTCACGTAGCGCGGCCCGAACCCGATCCGCCGCCACCGCTCGATGGAACGCTTGCTCTGCCCGATCTCGTCGGCGAACTGGTCTTCAGGTACGAGGATAGTTTGTGCTTGCATCGTGACTCCTCGACGCACCCTTATGCGCGTCAGTGAGTCAACGATGGCATGCGTGGGTCTTACCGACCTACGTTAGCGGTAACACTTTCTGCGGGAGATCTCTTTTTGGAGGGTACTGGCTGCGACCTTGAAGGTCTGCGCCACGTGGCGCGCACAGGCCGCGGCGGAGTGGGTCGGGTGTCGGTCGCGGTAGTCAGCGACCGCGCGGAGAACCTGATCCCAATCGACAGCGTCGCGCCGCTCACGTGCTAGCCGGGAAGCCTTGATCAGCCTGCGTCGTGTTCGTCGCCCGAGTGTGAGGTCTTGCATCGTCTGGACGTG from Luteitalea sp. includes the following:
- a CDS encoding helix-turn-helix domain-containing protein, translated to MQAQTILVPEDQFADEIGQSKRSIERWRRIGFGPRYVKLGRRVLYRRCDIDQWLESRVRQHTAEQAQGAL